A genomic segment from Segniliparus rotundus DSM 44985 encodes:
- the lipA gene encoding lipoyl synthase gives MTIAPEGRKLLRLEARNAQTPIERKPEWIRTTAKLGPEYNTLKSLVKGSGLHTVCEEAGCPNIFECWEDREATFLIGGEQCTRRCDFCQIDTGKPAALDREEPRKVAESIHTLGLRYATVTGVARDDLPDGGAWLYAETVRATREVNPDTGIELLIPDFTGTKAQLDEVFHARPNVLAHNLETVPRIFREIRPAFRYQRSLDVITAAREAGLVTKSNLILGLGETPDEVTACLADLHASGCEILTITQYLRPTPRHHPVARWVKPQEFLDHAKAAEQIGFTAVMTGPLVRSSYRAGRLYAKALLARGESLPEGMAHLAQEGTARQEASSVLEMHVARSGSH, from the coding sequence GTGACGATCGCACCGGAAGGACGCAAGCTCTTACGCCTGGAGGCGCGCAACGCCCAGACCCCCATCGAGCGCAAACCGGAGTGGATCCGCACCACCGCCAAACTCGGTCCGGAGTACAACACGCTCAAGTCGCTCGTCAAAGGCTCCGGCCTGCACACTGTCTGCGAAGAGGCCGGCTGCCCGAACATCTTCGAGTGCTGGGAGGACCGCGAGGCGACCTTCCTCATCGGCGGCGAGCAATGCACGAGGCGCTGCGACTTCTGTCAGATCGACACCGGCAAACCCGCAGCGCTCGACCGCGAAGAGCCCCGGAAGGTGGCCGAGTCCATCCACACCCTCGGGCTGCGCTACGCCACTGTCACTGGCGTGGCGCGCGACGACCTTCCCGACGGCGGCGCGTGGCTGTACGCGGAAACTGTGCGCGCCACCCGCGAAGTGAACCCAGACACGGGGATCGAGCTTTTGATCCCGGATTTCACCGGCACCAAGGCTCAGCTCGACGAGGTGTTCCACGCACGGCCCAACGTGCTCGCGCACAACCTTGAAACCGTGCCGAGGATCTTCCGGGAGATCCGCCCGGCGTTCCGCTACCAGCGCAGCCTCGACGTGATCACCGCCGCGCGGGAGGCCGGTCTGGTCACGAAGTCGAACCTCATCCTCGGTCTCGGCGAGACCCCTGACGAGGTGACCGCCTGCCTTGCGGATCTGCACGCCTCAGGCTGCGAGATCCTCACCATCACGCAGTATCTGCGCCCCACCCCGCGCCACCACCCGGTCGCGCGCTGGGTCAAGCCGCAAGAGTTCCTCGACCACGCCAAGGCCGCGGAACAGATCGGCTTCACAGCGGTCATGACCGGGCCGCTGGTGCGCTCCTCCTATCGCGCGGGCAGGCTTTACGCGAAAGCTCTTCTGGCCCGAGGCGAGTCGTTGCCCGAGGGCATGGCGCATCTCGCCCAGGAGGGCACGGCCCGCCAAGAGGCGTCCTCCGTGCTGGAAATGCACGTCGCGCGCTCGGGCTCTCATTGA
- the lipB gene encoding lipoyl(octanoyl) transferase LipB, whose amino-acid sequence MTARSGIRESREPVEVREVGLIDYEEAWELQRQLAQKRAEGGPDVALLLEHPAVYTAGKRTEASEQPFDGAKVISVDRGGKITWHGPGQLVGYPIVKLDEPIDVIRYVRALEEALISACAHFGVRAARVAGSSGVWLPADNMRIQRKIASIGVRVQRGVTLHGFSLNCDADLSAFANIVPCGISGVGATSLSAETDRQVTVAEALPVVADRLLAALDGKLANRS is encoded by the coding sequence ATCACCGCACGGAGCGGCATTCGCGAGTCCCGCGAGCCTGTCGAGGTCCGAGAAGTCGGCCTGATCGACTACGAAGAGGCCTGGGAACTGCAACGCCAGCTCGCCCAGAAACGGGCCGAGGGCGGGCCGGACGTGGCGCTGCTGCTGGAACACCCCGCCGTGTACACGGCGGGCAAACGCACCGAGGCGAGCGAGCAGCCTTTCGACGGAGCCAAGGTCATCAGCGTCGACCGAGGCGGCAAGATCACCTGGCACGGTCCGGGCCAGCTCGTCGGCTACCCCATTGTGAAACTCGACGAGCCCATTGACGTCATCAGGTATGTCCGCGCCCTGGAAGAAGCGCTCATCAGCGCATGCGCGCATTTCGGAGTCCGCGCTGCCCGCGTCGCGGGCAGCTCCGGGGTGTGGCTGCCCGCCGACAACATGCGGATCCAACGCAAAATCGCCTCGATCGGGGTTCGTGTGCAGCGCGGCGTGACGCTGCACGGCTTCTCCCTGAACTGCGACGCCGACCTTTCCGCCTTCGCCAATATTGTGCCCTGCGGCATCTCCGGAGTCGGGGCCACTTCGCTCAGCGCGGAGACCGACCGGCAGGTGACTGTCGCCGAGGCGCTGCCAGTTGTGGCCGACCGGCTCCTCGCGGCATTGGACGGGAAGCTCGCCAACCGGAGTTGA